The following are encoded in a window of Candidatus Microthrix parvicella Bio17-1 genomic DNA:
- a CDS encoding ATP-dependent zinc protease gives MNDPPSGSGIQTGTDVVPESELRLIRPNGSVRDAWIAGWREHINLPGLKVRGLVAKLDTGARTSALHARVLNRSADRRGRIWLSFELLAPEEDAGADPPEPARKPPAADAAAGQRPAGVTSTSVPLVVPEGPARALWVGDRVIRSSNGAEELRPVIRTKIELGGHRWRAEVTLAERGTMGYPLLLGRTALRQRFLVHPGRSFLADAPSVVADT, from the coding sequence GTGAACGACCCTCCCAGCGGGTCGGGAATCCAAACAGGTACCGACGTGGTGCCGGAGTCCGAGCTGCGGTTGATCCGGCCAAACGGCTCGGTGCGGGATGCCTGGATCGCCGGCTGGCGCGAGCACATCAACCTGCCCGGTTTGAAGGTGAGGGGTCTGGTGGCCAAGCTGGATACGGGCGCGCGCACCTCTGCGCTGCACGCCCGAGTGCTCAACCGCTCCGCCGATCGCAGGGGCCGTATCTGGTTGAGTTTCGAGTTGCTTGCCCCCGAGGAGGACGCCGGAGCCGACCCGCCCGAGCCGGCTCGGAAGCCGCCGGCGGCCGACGCCGCAGCCGGGCAACGGCCGGCCGGGGTCACCTCCACTTCGGTTCCATTGGTGGTACCCGAGGGTCCGGCTCGTGCGTTGTGGGTTGGGGATCGGGTGATCCGGTCATCCAATGGGGCCGAGGAGCTTCGCCCGGTTATCCGCACCAAGATCGAGCTGGGCGGACACCGCTGGAGGGCCGAGGTGACCCTGGCCGAACGGGGGACGATGGGCTACCCGCTGTTGTTGGGGCGCACCGCTCTCCGGCAGCGCTTTCTGGTGCACCCGGGGCGCAGCTTTCTTGCCGACGCGCCCTCGGTGGTGGCCGACACCTGA